GTAGATTTTGATACTTTAAAAAAAAATAAGAAAGCTAAAAATATCATTGTAATTGTTAGTGACGGTATGAGTATTGGTACGCTGAACATGACTGATATTTATTTAAACAGAAAAACGGGAAAAGGAAGTAATTGGCTTCAATTGTACAAAGACAATAAAGTAAGTCGTGCCTTGATGGATATGGCTTCGGCATCATCAATCGTAACGGATTCGGCAGCGGCAAGTTCCTCTTGGGGAAGTGGTTTTCGTGTAAAAAATGGTTCATTGAATGTAGGTGTAAATGGAGAAGAATATCTTCCTATCTGGCAGAAATTTAAAAAGGCAGGAAAAATGGCGGGTTGTGTAACCACAGTTCCCATTACTCATGCCACACCAGCCGGTTTTTGTATTTCCTCTGAAAGCCGTAACAGCCAAAACAGTATTGCCGAAATGTATCTGGATCTAAAATTCGATATCATGATGGGTGGTGGTAATAATTATTTCTCCCCCGAAAGCCGTAAAGACAAACGCAATATGTACCAAGAATTTGCTGAAAAAGGTTTTACTGTTGTAAAAAATAGAGCCGAAATGCTTGCAAGCGATAACAGCAAACCAATTCTTGGTGTTTTCTACAACGACGGACTTCCGTATTCTAAAGACAGAGAAAACAGCAAAGAATTAACTGATGCAATTCCTACATTAGCAGAAATGACAGAACGCGCCATTGATAAAATGAAAAATCATCCCAATGGTTTTGTACTTCAGATTGAGGCCGGAAAAGTAGATTGGGCTGCTCATGGAAATGACATTGCAGGTCTTATATACGATCAGGTGGGACACGACGAAGCCATAAAAGTAGCTATGGATTTTGCCGAAAAAGACAAAAATACATTAGTCATCATCACCACAGATCACGGAAATGCGAATCCCGGAATTATCTACGGAAAAGACGCTAACGATAATTTTGACAGCATTCAAAACTACAAACATACCAATGAATGGATTTTGAACGGAATGGGTCAAGAAACCTCTATTAATCAAGTGATAGAAAGAATTGAATATGCTAATAAAATAGTTTTGAAAGAAGATGAAGCCAAAGAAATTTTAAATTATTATTCGAATATTAAGTTGGAAGACGGTTTGTATAATCCCAAACATTTACCATTCAAGAAACTATCCGATATTCAAAAGAAACGCAATTCTGTGAGTTGGATAAGTATGGATCATTCGGCTGATTACAGTGAAACCGCCATGTTTGGACCTGGAAGTCATTTATTAAAACCATTCTTAAAAAACACCGATTTGCATTATTTAATGTTAGAAGCAGCTGAAGTAGAAAATAATTTTTAGAACAACAAAAGCTTTCATGCTAAAACAAAAAACTCCCGTCTTTATATTAGACGGGAGTTTTTTTGTTCAAATATATAAAGGAATCTATCCGATTATTTTTTTTCTAAAAGTGTTTCCAATACTTCGGATTCTGTTCCGTTTGGAAATGGAATTTTCAATAATTGTGAAAGTGTCGGTGCAATTTGCGTAATGTATTTTTTAGCATGCAACTCCCCTTTTGGAATCTGCCATCCATAAAAAAGCAATGGCACATGTGTATCATAACTATTCGGAGATCCGTGTGTCGTTCCTGTCGCTTGATATTCCATGAAACCGGTCTTGTCTAAAATAACAATATCCCCATTTTGCTTTGGATCATAACCTTTGGCAATACAACTCAAAAAATAATCATCCCCGGACGAAGCCAAAATATCTTCCTCAGTATAGACTCTTTTAACTTGCTCTTGTGTCATCAAAAAATCTTTAAAACTTTGTTTTACTTTAGTCAATTCCAGCCCTTTCAATTTTATAGTTTCTTTATTAAAAAAAAGATTAAAATTAGAGTAATCCAAAATTAAATCGGCACCAAACGTATCTGTTGAATATTTTTTCAACGCATCAACAATATCTTTTGTCGGAACATTTTTGACATTGTATTTATTGTCTTTCAGGTAATTTGAATTCTCAGCACCAGCATGATCCGCAGTCAAGAAAAGTAAGTAATTATCTTTGCCAACCGTTTTATCCAAATAGGCTAAAAAAGTAGCCAATGTTTGGTCTAAACGCAAATACGTATCTTGTAATTCCATAGAACGAGGACCAAAAGTATGTCCAACATAATCCGTTGAAGAGAAACTAACCGTCAAAAAATCGGTAATATCATCTTTTCCCAAATCTTCTTTTTCAATGGCTTTCATGGCTAAATCAGCCAATAAATCATTACCAAAAGGAGTCGTGCGCAAAACATCTGCACCTTTTTCTTTATAAATTTTGTTCAAATCGTACGGGAAAACCGGACCTGTTGTTTTATCTATTTTCCCTTCGTAAGGATTGTCATCAGGAAGACTTTCGTTATAAGTGGCAATAGGTTTCAACAAATTCCATCCTTTATTGATGTAATTCATATAGCGCTTTTCCTGATTGAATTCCGTAACCCAATTCGGCAATGTTGAACCATAAAAAGTACTGGAAATAAAAGATCCTGTTTTACTGTACCAAAAAGCCCAATTCGCAAAATGACCAGCAGGCAAAATTGCACCACGATCTTTAATACTTAAACCGATTACTTTTCCTTTAAAATTTGTCGCCATGCGCAATTCATCAGTAATTGTAGTACTCAATAAATTTTTAGGAGACATCGCACCCTCTTTTTCAGTTCCGTCACCCAAGATTTTTACAGCGGCATCATCCGTGCAATACATGTCTTTTCCTATCGCTTTATTGAACCAATCATTTCCCACAATTCCATGTGTAGAAGGCGTTGTTCCTGTATAAATTGAAGCATGTCCCGGTGCTGTATATGTCGGTACATAATTATAATGCATGTTATGAAAAGTATATCCATTATTCATGATTCTTTTGAAACCATTGGCAGAGAAATCATCCGAAAAACGATATAAATACTCCATTTTCATTTGATCGACTACAATTCCAACAACCAATTTAGGGCGTTGCTGCGCTTGACTATTAATAAAAATACTTAAAGCCAAAAACAAAATTATTTTTTTCATATCATACTTTTTTATAGGAACAAAAATACAGATTAAACTTTGAATTTATTTTAAAATCAGAAATGATAAAGAAGAATTAACAACCAATACCGCAACTAAAACCCGCTATTTCTGATTTTCTTCAAAATATCGGGCTTCAATTCTTTTGATGTCTTTTATGGAATTTCTCGCCCAAGCCAAACGTTTTTCTAAAATTTCTTCTTCAGAAAGATGCCAATCGATAGTTGAATTGCGCAATCGATTCGTCAGGTTTTGAATAATGATAGCGGCCGAAACCGAAATGTTCAAACTTTCTGTAAAACCAACCATCGGGATTTTAAGAAAACCATCTGCTTTTTGAAGAATTTCTTCGGATAATCCGTCCCGTTCTGTACCAAAAAATAAAGCGCTGGGTTTTGAAATATCAAAATCTTCTAAGAGACAGTCGTTTTCGTGTGGCGTTGTGGCAATAATTTGGTAACCTTTATTCTTTAAGGTTTCAACACAATTCGTAATACTGTCAAAAGTGTTAATATCAACCCATTTTTGGGCGCCCATTGCAATTTCCTTATCGATACTTTTCCCGTAACGTTGCTCGATTACGTTCAATTCCTGAATTCCAAAAACTTCACAACTGCGCATCACCGCACTGGTATTATGCATCTGAAAAATATCTTCAACAGCAATCGTAAAATGATTGGTTCTGTTTTGCAATACTTTCAAAAACTTTTCTTTTCGGTTGTCGGTAAGGATATTTTCGAGAAAATTAAGGTAATCAATGTCAATCATTATGGATTATTTTTTGGCAAAAATACTAACTATTTATTCTACGAATTCACTAATTTTATCTTTTATGTAAATTGCAATACTTCGAAATTCAAGACAACATACAAACTATGAAAAAGAAACTGGTCGTTTTGACGGGAGCAGGAATCAGCGCCGAAAGTGGCATCAAAACCTTTCGTGACAGCGACGGACTTTGGGAAGGTCATAACGTTATGGATGTAGCAACTCCTGAAGGTTGGAGGAAAAATCCGGTGTTGGTTTTAGACTTTTATAACCAAAGAAGACAGCAACTCAAAGAAGTACAACCGAATCTTGCCCATCAGATTTTAGCCGAATTAGAAAACGATTTTGACGTCTTTATCATCACCCAAAATGTTGATGATTTACACGAACGTGCCGGAAGTACAAGCGTTTTGCATTTGCATGGCGAATTATTAAAAGTAAGAAGCAGCATCAATCCAAATTACATTCTGGATTGGCGTGAGGATTTAAATTTGGGTGACACCGACAAGAATAACAATCAACTCAGACCACATATTGTTTGGTTTGGCGAAGCAGTTCCTGCGCTGGAAGAAGCTGTTGCAATTACTCAAAACGCTGATTATTTTGCCGTTATTGGCACATCATTACAAGTTTATCCGGCTGCAGGATTACTTGATTTTACAGCACCCCAAATTCCTGTTTTTTATATTGATCCAAAACCAATTAAAATTCCAAATCTCAGAAACCCATTGGATATTATCCCGGAAGTGGCTTCTGAAGGAATGAAAATACTAAAAAAGAAGCTTCTCCCTTTTATTTAAAAAAGCAATCGTTTTCTAAATTGTTTCTAAAGGTTTATATTTGTGCCTTTCGAACAAACAACACGACAATGACAACTTTAAATGAATTGAACGCCATCTCTCCGATTGACGGAAGATATAGAAATAAAACCCTTTCTTTAGCTCCTTTTTTCTCAGAAGAAGCGTTAATAAAATACCGCGTATTGGTTGAAATTGAATATTTCATTGCTTTATGCGAAGTTCCTTTGCCACAATTAAAAAATGTTGACGCAAACTTATTCGAAAGTCTGCGTGATATTTATAAAAATTTCTCTACCGAAGATGCTCTTTGGATTAAAGAAACTGAAAAAGTAACCAACCACGATGTTAAAGCGGTGGAATACTTCATTAAAGATGCTTTTGAAAAATTAGGTTTATCCGAGTACAAAGAGTTTATTCACTTTGGTTTGACTTCACAAGACATCAACAACACAGCAATTCCGCTTTCGACTAAAGAAGCTTTTGAGAAAGTATACATGCCTTCTTTAATTACTTTAACTTCAAAATTAAAGGATTTAAGTCAGGAATGGAGAGACATTCCAATGCTTGCGCGTACTCACGGACAACCTGCTTCACCAACTCGTTTGGGGAAAGAAATTGGTGTTTTTGTAGAACGTTTAGAAGAGCAAATGCGTTTGTTGTTTAACATTCCTTTTGCTGCAAAATTTGGTGGTGCAACCGGAAATTATAACGCACACCACGTGGCGTATCCGCAGATTGACTGGAGAAAATTTGGAGGAAAGTTTGTAGAAGAAAACCTTGGTTTACACCACTCCTTCCCTACTACACAAATTGAACATTACGATCATTTCGCCGCCTTTTTTGATGCGTTGAAAAGAATAAATACCATCATCATTGATTTAGACCGAGACATTTGGACGTATGTTTCTATGGAATATTTCAAACAAAAAATCAAAGCAGGAGAAAT
This region of Flavobacterium lacustre genomic DNA includes:
- a CDS encoding TrmH family RNA methyltransferase, which translates into the protein MIDIDYLNFLENILTDNRKEKFLKVLQNRTNHFTIAVEDIFQMHNTSAVMRSCEVFGIQELNVIEQRYGKSIDKEIAMGAQKWVDINTFDSITNCVETLKNKGYQIIATTPHENDCLLEDFDISKPSALFFGTERDGLSEEILQKADGFLKIPMVGFTESLNISVSAAIIIQNLTNRLRNSTIDWHLSEEEILEKRLAWARNSIKDIKRIEARYFEENQK
- a CDS encoding alkaline phosphatase, encoding MNRRKFFKNGSLFAIGASLINPFEGNAQEVDFDTLKKNKKAKNIIVIVSDGMSIGTLNMTDIYLNRKTGKGSNWLQLYKDNKVSRALMDMASASSIVTDSAAASSSWGSGFRVKNGSLNVGVNGEEYLPIWQKFKKAGKMAGCVTTVPITHATPAGFCISSESRNSQNSIAEMYLDLKFDIMMGGGNNYFSPESRKDKRNMYQEFAEKGFTVVKNRAEMLASDNSKPILGVFYNDGLPYSKDRENSKELTDAIPTLAEMTERAIDKMKNHPNGFVLQIEAGKVDWAAHGNDIAGLIYDQVGHDEAIKVAMDFAEKDKNTLVIITTDHGNANPGIIYGKDANDNFDSIQNYKHTNEWILNGMGQETSINQVIERIEYANKIVLKEDEAKEILNYYSNIKLEDGLYNPKHLPFKKLSDIQKKRNSVSWISMDHSADYSETAMFGPGSHLLKPFLKNTDLHYLMLEAAEVENNF
- a CDS encoding SIR2 family NAD-dependent protein deacylase, yielding MKKKLVVLTGAGISAESGIKTFRDSDGLWEGHNVMDVATPEGWRKNPVLVLDFYNQRRQQLKEVQPNLAHQILAELENDFDVFIITQNVDDLHERAGSTSVLHLHGELLKVRSSINPNYILDWREDLNLGDTDKNNNQLRPHIVWFGEAVPALEEAVAITQNADYFAVIGTSLQVYPAAGLLDFTAPQIPVFYIDPKPIKIPNLRNPLDIIPEVASEGMKILKKKLLPFI
- the purB gene encoding adenylosuccinate lyase, whose amino-acid sequence is MTTLNELNAISPIDGRYRNKTLSLAPFFSEEALIKYRVLVEIEYFIALCEVPLPQLKNVDANLFESLRDIYKNFSTEDALWIKETEKVTNHDVKAVEYFIKDAFEKLGLSEYKEFIHFGLTSQDINNTAIPLSTKEAFEKVYMPSLITLTSKLKDLSQEWRDIPMLARTHGQPASPTRLGKEIGVFVERLEEQMRLLFNIPFAAKFGGATGNYNAHHVAYPQIDWRKFGGKFVEENLGLHHSFPTTQIEHYDHFAAFFDALKRINTIIIDLDRDIWTYVSMEYFKQKIKAGEIGSSAMPHKVNPIDFENSEGNLGIANAIFEHLSAKLPLSRLQRDLTDSTVLRNIGVPMGHTIIAFEATLKGLNKLLLNESKFHEDLEKNWAVVAEAIQTILRREAYPNPYEALKGLTRTNEAIDKNAIHGFIATLDVSDAIKEELLQITPSNFLGI
- the pafA gene encoding alkaline phosphatase PafA, with amino-acid sequence MKKIILFLALSIFINSQAQQRPKLVVGIVVDQMKMEYLYRFSDDFSANGFKRIMNNGYTFHNMHYNYVPTYTAPGHASIYTGTTPSTHGIVGNDWFNKAIGKDMYCTDDAAVKILGDGTEKEGAMSPKNLLSTTITDELRMATNFKGKVIGLSIKDRGAILPAGHFANWAFWYSKTGSFISSTFYGSTLPNWVTEFNQEKRYMNYINKGWNLLKPIATYNESLPDDNPYEGKIDKTTGPVFPYDLNKIYKEKGADVLRTTPFGNDLLADLAMKAIEKEDLGKDDITDFLTVSFSSTDYVGHTFGPRSMELQDTYLRLDQTLATFLAYLDKTVGKDNYLLFLTADHAGAENSNYLKDNKYNVKNVPTKDIVDALKKYSTDTFGADLILDYSNFNLFFNKETIKLKGLELTKVKQSFKDFLMTQEQVKRVYTEEDILASSGDDYFLSCIAKGYDPKQNGDIVILDKTGFMEYQATGTTHGSPNSYDTHVPLLFYGWQIPKGELHAKKYITQIAPTLSQLLKIPFPNGTESEVLETLLEKK